A stretch of DNA from Sandaracinaceae bacterium:
GCCAGCGAGACGCACAACCGCAAGAACGTGAACAAGAGCGTGGCCGCCACGCTGACGGCGTTCGAAGACGTCATCAGCCCTGCGCTGCGCGCCGGGATGCAGGTGCGCGGCTACGTCTCCACCGTGTGGGGCTGCCCGTACGAGGGCTCCGTAGACCCGCACGCCGCCCTCCGCATCGCGCACGAGCTGCTCTCGCGGGGGTGCTACCAGGTGTCCCTCGGCGACACCATCGGGGTCGGTACGCCCCTGCAGACGCGCCGCATCCTCGAGGTCTTTCTGAAAGAGATCCCCGCCGAGAAGATCGCGCTGCACCTGCACGACACGCGGGGCACCGCGCTCGCCAACGTGCTGGTGGGGCTCGAGATGGGCATCACCACGTACGACTCGTCCGTCGGCGGGCTCGGCGGCTGTCCGTATGCGCCAGGCGCGGCCGGCAACCTCGCCACGGAGGACCTCGCCTACACGCTCGCGGGGATGGGCATCGACACGGGCCTCGACCTCGAGAAGATCTGGCGCGCCGGCCAGGTCGCAGAAGGCATCGTGGGCCGCGAGTTGCCTGGTAAGGTTCACAAGGCGGGCATCCGCTCGCTGGCCCACTAGAGCCTTCGGACGCACACAACGCGCGGCGTCCCGCCAGCTCGTCACCACGGACATCCCCCCATGACCGAGACCCACCACA
This window harbors:
- a CDS encoding hydroxymethylglutaryl-CoA lyase — its product is MAIFDALPAAVSIYEVSPRDGLQNESAQVATHAKVRLIESLIEAGLRRIEVTSFVSAKWVPQMSDADQVCRMVEKPEGVCFSALVPNARGLDRALAGGIDEAAVFLSASETHNRKNVNKSVAATLTAFEDVISPALRAGMQVRGYVSTVWGCPYEGSVDPHAALRIAHELLSRGCYQVSLGDTIGVGTPLQTRRILEVFLKEIPAEKIALHLHDTRGTALANVLVGLEMGITTYDSSVGGLGGCPYAPGAAGNLATEDLAYTLAGMGIDTGLDLEKIWRAGQVAEGIVGRELPGKVHKAGIRSLAH